A single Trypanosoma brucei gambiense DAL972 chromosome 9, complete sequence DNA region contains:
- a CDS encoding iron-sulfur cluster assembly protein, putative has protein sequence MRRLISSHTVLPTLAASLRSLYSPLVEEHYNNPRNVGKLDKSDPNVGTGLRGAPECGDMTQMQVKVNPETMVIEDVKFKAFGCGSAIAASSYASQAIRGKTLAEALQLTNKRIAQELSLPPVKLHCSMLAEETIQAAVENYLSKNPSLKSKVHKKKTETPSLSQTSQVASKSEAVGEVSS, from the coding sequence ATGCGGCGACTGATATCATCACACACTGTACTGCCAACGCTGGCAGCCTCACTTCGGTCACTGTACAGCCCACTAGTTGAGGAGCACTACAATAACCCGCGCAATGTCGGTAAATTAGACAAATCCGACCCAAATGTTGGAACTGGTCTCCGCGGTGCTCCAGAGTGCGGTGACATGACTCAAATGCAGGTGAAGGTGAACCCTGAAACGATGGTAATTGAGGATGTTAAGTTCAAAGCATTTGGTTGCGGGAGCGCGATTGCGGCATCATCCTACGCCTCGCAGGCAATTCGCGGCAAAACACTTGCTGAGGCACTGCAGCTCACCAACAAACGGATTGCACAGGAACTTTCCCTTCCGCCTGTTAAATTGCACTGCTCGATGCTGGCGGAGGAAACTATTCAAGCCGCAGTTGAGAACTACCTTTCCAAAAACCCTTCACTAAAGTCGAAGgtacacaagaaaaaaacggaaactCCATCCTTATCTCAGACATCCCAAGTAGCTTCTAAGTCAGAGGCTGTTGGTGAGGTGTCAAGCTGA
- a CDS encoding Gim5B protein: MSAQAHTYLCDAWNRDKVMAIVQFLPMALEGPARTAGCESLALSLGNLARMGDAYRAVTRLSLLANALSKPTLTSLSKPAGDMVASRIDQLSHLFHIGFCLNENTAVLAGHGVFPKSLHRLSGVAVLCWMYTLVLGIVRQLYMLSKMRGHCTAAAASGDDKRKTCPYGGCKRVMVDLLKLVCYFLFALTCLPEGKPQLLANASGPLVPLHVMVKALSPNPLHASNTVRGLLGLIASVCEFY; encoded by the coding sequence ATGTCTGCTCAAGCCCATACATACCTCTGTGATGCGTGGAACCGCGATAAGGTGATGGCCATCGTCCAGTTTCTTCCGATGGCCCTTGAGGGTCCTGCAAGGACTGCCGGGTGCGAATCTCTTGCACTGTCACTCGGCAACCTTGCGAGGATGGGTGATGCGTATCGTGCCGTCACTCGTCTTTCCCTTCTGGCAAATGCACTGTCAAAACCAACATTAACTTCCCTCTCCAAACCCGCTGGTGATATGGTCGCGTCGCGGATTGATCAATTGTCACACCTGTTCCACATTGGTTTCTGCTTGAATGAAAATACTGCTGTACTTGCGGGTCATGGTGTTTTCCCCAAAAGTCTTCACCGCCTCAGTGGAGTTGCCGTGCTGTGTTGGATGTACACGCTGGTGCTCGGCATTGTTCGACAATTGTACATGCTGTCAAAAATGAGGGGCCACTgcactgctgctgcggctTCGGGCGACGATAAGCGGAAAACGTGCCCTTATGGCGGTTGCAAACGTGTCATGGTGGATTTATTGAAGTTGGTGTGCTACTTCCTGTTCGCCCTGACATGCCTCCCTGAAGGCAAACCGCAGCTTTTGGCTAATGCCAGCGGACCTCTTGTGCCTTTGCATGTGATGGTGAAGGCGCTGTCACCCAATCCGCTACATGCCAGCAATACTGTGCGCGGGTTGTTGGGTTTGATTGCGTCTGTGTGTGAATTCTATTGA
- a CDS encoding DNA repair protein RAD2, putative has protein sequence MGVHGLWRLLDTFGEVTQPADWKGKRVAIDASIWIAQFRSSCEPGESVEERILEGFFMRILKLLFYGIEPIFVFDGPSTMSKRAEQRRRAQHREALERAMVTRHARRLIAAQMSAGLLDVHSLPRKYRSPGSGKKLQKPLRQSLPPTDLLHDVDEDVGESCVETGTILLQPKGRKKRPREVCLAPEVVSRSLTHSFLSEAEIFLEQRKTFEKFHENNRLAYTSTSIFMGPRRVAEEVSRALGGATRGEAESIQGSSAGNSSSSSVLVEGVGSAAIVVEEECGDSVCEILSSSSCSVIVVDNAIKTDPHTVDAFHHNVSFGKEEESTSDEVEVLSSGDYWSCADNDCDDLLSLAASDRTPDTQCNDSTHLWYPGTQLLGGLGSADDGGIVDESRDNCTETSCGLSEFNPFGGVVVPSRNLRKDEKEVLLNTSVITSSETLETTGIPLKVPSVSREHVREKQVVPFELLGIVELLDCCGIPYVLSPNEADAQCAFLNEQRVVDAVFTEDSDVIVHGAPVVLRGFFSKGRHVVAYRQSDLLACGVDKVVLVALALLLGCDYAEGVNGLSLLESLHVIAATWRQTTNSVEGGAEQVRDMLSSWCSAVRRRRIPWGEDVPLTRFYRNYVKWSTLQLADSFPESHVVDAYFNPTVNTDTRPFVCAEPDWTKLRLFASMHGILNKKYCGERLENAQRECQRRQPPSGDPADSAQRRLTDFFSPLPNRERVIFRKQPPKFSEALSYLRAARGDP, from the coding sequence ATGGGTGTCCATGGACTGTGGCGCCTCCTCGACACCTTCGGTGAGGTTACGCAACCCGCCGATTGGAAAGGCAAACGCGTTGCTATCGACGCAAGCATATGGATAGCGCAGTTTCGATCAAGCTGTGAGCCTGGTGAAAGTGTGGAGGAGCGAATCCTGGAAGGTTTCTTCATGCGCATTCTCAAATTACTGTTCTACGGAATCGAAccgatttttgtttttgacggGCCTTCCACCATGTCAAAGCGGGCGGAGCAACGGCGTAGGGCTCAGCATCGTGAAGCTCTGGAGCGGGCGATGGTGACACGCCACGCCCGGCGACTCATTGCTGCTCAGATGAGTGCTGGTTTACTCGATGTTCATTCGCTTCCTCGAAAGTATCGATCTCCCGGAAGTGGTAAGAAACTGCAGAAACCTTTGCGCCAGTCTTTGCCACCAACCGATTTGTTGCACGACGTCGATGAGGACGTGGGGGAAAGCTGTGTGGAAACGGGAACCATTTTGCTGCAACCTAAAGGGCGAAAAAAACGACCTCGGGAGGTTTGCTTGGCTCCAGAGGTCGTCTCACGGTCGTTGACACACTCTTTCTTGAGTGAGGCCGAAATATTCTTGGAGCAAAGAAAGACTTTTGAAAAATTCCACGAGAATAACAGGCTTGCGTACACCAGCACTTCGATATTTATGGGACCTCGCCGGGTGGCTGAAGAGGTTTCCAGAGCACTAGGGGGTGCTACTAGGGGGGAAGCTGAATCAATTCAGGGTTCTTCAGCAGGTAATAGTTCGTCGTCTTCGGTGTTGGTTGAAGGCGTGGGAAGTGCCGCCATTGTGGTGGAAGAGGAGTGTGGTGACAGTGTTTGCGAAATTTTGAGCAGCAGTAGTTGCTCGGTTATCGTTGTTGATAATGCCATTAAAACTGACCCTCATACTGTCGATGCTTTCCATCATAATGTGTCTTttggaaaagaggaggagtcCACCTCCGATGAAGTTGAAGTGTTGAGTAGCGGAGACTATTGGTCGTGTGCGGACAATGACTGCGATGATTTATTAAGTCTTGCAGCGTCTGACAGAACGCCAGACACACAATGTAATGATTCAACACATCTGTGGTATCCGGGGACGCAGTTACTTGGAGGCCTCGGATCTGCCGATGATGGCGGAATTGTTGACGAGTCTCGGGATAACTGTACAGAAACATCGTGTGGTTTGAGCGAATTCAACCCCTTTGGTGGTGTTGTCGTTCCATCCAGGAACTTAAGgaaagatgaaaaggaagtACTGCTCAATACTTCTGTCATCACCTCTTCGGAGACACTGGAGACCACGGGGATACCCTTGAAAGTTCCGTCCGTCTCCCGGGAGCATGTAAGAGAGAAACAGGTTGTTCCCTTTGAATTGCTAGGGATCGTCGAGTTGCTCGACTGCTGTGGGATACCGTATGTCTTGAGTCCTAATGAAGCGGATGCGCAGTGCGCCTTTTTAAATGAGCAACGTGTTGTGGATGCTGTTTTCACTGAAGACAGTGACGTCATTGTACATGGCGCACCGGTGGTCCTCCGTGGGTTCTTCTCCAAAGGGCGGCATGTGGTCGCGTACCGCCAGAGCGACTTGTTGGCGTGTGGGGTAGACAAGGTTGTTCTTGTTGCGCTTGCCCTTTTGCTTGGATGCGATTATGCAGAGGGTGTTAACGGGCTTTCACTTTTGGAGAGCTTGCACGTCATCGCAGCTACTTGGCGTCAAACCACAAACTCTGTGGAGGGCGGAGCCGAGCAGGTCCGAGATATGTTGAGCAGCTGGTGTTCCGCTGTGAGGCGCCGACGTATCCCTTGGGGAGAGGACGTGCCATTAACGCGGTTCTACCGGAACTACGTGAAGTGGAGTACATTGCAATTAGCTGATTCCTTTCCGGAAAGCCACGTGGTGGACGCCTATTTCAATCCTACGGTGAACACCGATACGCGGCCTTTTGTCTGTGCAGAACCTGACTGGACGAAACTCCGTTTGTTCGCATCGATGCATGGGAttctcaacaaaaaatactGCGGCGAGCGGCTAGAGAATGCGCAACGGGAGTGCCAGCGCCGTCAACCACCAAGTGGAGACCCCGCTGATTCTGCTCAACGACGACTTACAGATTTCTTCAGCCCACTGCCAAATCGTGAGCGGGTAATTTTCAGAAAACAGCCCCCAAAGTTCTCGGAAGCCCTCTCCTATTTGCGTGCAGCCAGGGGTGATCCGTGA
- a CDS encoding membrane transporter protein, putative: MIGTMEDDSVPVILPQASSDDVSTLTLVKRFVLVGTPLMVTTLAQFTLNAVMMAIIGKHFGVKELGGVSLALGMLNATAFAFSAGLCGALETVLSQTYGVFQSRGGEGTMYLYGTYTQRMAVMLLVISIPIGIAVIYIDVLLKSLGERPEVVYYTGRFCCIAALGIPALQFSQLISRYLSCQHQTAPLSAVAVGSAILNPILQHLFIRMFGFNGSPMAWVLLYVVTDVLLVAYTYYTKTYVTTWGGWDSNAVKNLRPLVNLAAPSLAMSLVEWVVLEVIMACAGFAPPTDLAAFSITVQVFSACWGVASGTMLIVSVFIGNAIGEGKPLLAKRIANIAIVMVGVTTMLDILLCWKFEDRIPLLFSDDKEVGHVYRKLMRFVFPYHAVDTFQSTVMGILRGCGLQKIGAVIIGVTLCVVGAPLAFFLFFYVGVGVEALWIGPLCSVTFVGVPLYIYLLYWYIDWSKLQPQQESLDLAVEPFISVNNAPLEEDMYGAVESLGSKD, translated from the coding sequence ATGATTGGCACTATGGAAGACGATAGTGTGCCAGTTATTTTACCACAAGCTTCCTCAGATGATGTTTCCACGTTAACTCTCGTGAAGCGTTTCGTACTCGTTGGGACTCCCCTCATGGTCACGACTCTAGCTCAGTTCACGCTTAATGCCGTTATGATGGCTATCATCGGAAAACATTTTGGCGTGAAAGAGCTCGGTGGGGTGTCGCTTGCACTTGGAATGCTCAACGCAACtgcatttgctttttctgcgGGACTTTGCGGTGCGTTGGAAACTGTGCTCTCACAGACATATGGAGTATTTCAGTCCCGTGGTGGTGAGGGCACCATGTACCTCTACGGCACCTATACTCAGCGGATGGCGGTGATGTTATTAGTCATTAGCATTCCCATAGGTATTGCAGTGATATACATTGACGTACTGCTGAAGTCTCTTGGTGAGCGGCCAGAGGTTGTCTATTACACCGGGAGGTTTTGCTGTATTGCAGCTCTTGGCATTCCTGCATTGCAGTTCTCCCAGTTGATCAGTCGTTACCTCTCTTGTCAACACCAGACAGCTCCCCTTTCAGCTGTAGCGGTTGGTAGTGCAATACTTAATCCGATCTTGCAGCACCTCTTCATTCGTATGTTTGGCTTTAATGGCTCACCGATGGCGTGGGTTCTTCTGTACGTTGTTACCGATGTGCTTTTGGTTGCCTACACATATTATACCAAGACTTACGTGACAACATGGGGTGGTTGGGACTCTAACGCAGTAAAAAACCTGAGGCCATTAGTGAACCTTGCTGCACCTTCTTTGGCTATGTCGTTGGTGGAGTGGGTGGTACTTGAAGTCATAATGGCTTGTGCCGGGTTCGCGCCTCCCACAGATCTCGCTGCTTTTTCTATTACTGTGCAGGTATTTAGTGCTTGTTGGGGAGTGGCCTCTGGCACGATGTTGATAGTGTCAGTGTTCATTGGGAATGCCATAGGGGAAGGTAAACCACTGCTGGCGAAGCGGATAGCGAACATAGCAATTGTTATGGTCGGTGTGACAACAATGCTTGACATACTGTTGTGCTGGAAGTTCGAGGATCGGAtaccacttcttttttctgatGATAAGGAAGTGGGTCATGTGTATCGCAAGCTGATGCGTTTTGTATTCCCTTACCATGCTGTGGACACGTTTCAGAGCACTGTAATGGGGATACTGCGTGGGTGTGGTTTACAGAAGATTGGCGCTGTGATTATTGGTGTTACTCTCTGTGTTGTGGGTGCTCCccttgcattttttcttttcttctacgTGGGTGTGGGTGTTGAGGCCCTATGGATTGGTCCGCTGTGTAGCGTGACGTTTGTTGGGGTTCCCCTGTACATATATCTCCTTTACTGGTATATTGACTGGTCTAAGTTGCAACCACAACAGGAGAGCTTGGACCTTGCGGTGGAACCGTTTATTTCGGTTAACAATGCACCACTGGAAGAGGATATGTACGGTGCTGTTGAGAGTCTTGGAAGTAAGGATTAG
- a CDS encoding Gim5A protein produces MSAQAHTYLCDAWNRDKVMAIVQFLPMALEGPARTAGCESLALSLGNLARMGDAYRAVTRLSLLANALSKPTLTSLSKPTGDMVASRIDQLSHLFHIGFCLNENTAVLAGHGVFPKSLHRLSGVAVLCWMYTLVLGIVRQLYLFVKLRPRQASRGAGAGDDKKVPAYTYLELKRAFVNLLKLVCYFLFALTCLPEGKPQLLANASGPLVPLHVMVKALSPNPLHASNTVRGLLGLIASVCEFY; encoded by the coding sequence ATGTCTGCTCAAGCCCATACATACCTCTGTGATGCGTGGAACCGCGATAAGGTGATGGCCATCGTCCAGTTTCTTCCGATGGCCCTTGAGGGTCCTGCAAGGACTGCCGGGTGCGAATCTCTTGCACTGTCACTCGGCAACCTTGCGAGGATGGGTGATGCGTATCGTGCCGTCACTCGTCTTTCCCTTCTGGCAAATGCACTGTCAAAACCAACATTAACTTCCCTCTCCAAACCCACTGGTGATATGGTCGCGTCGCGGATTGATCAATTGTCACACCTGTTCCACATTGGTTTCTGCCTGAATGAAAATACTGCTGTACTTGCGGGTCATGGTGTTTTCCCCAAAAGTCTTCACCGCCTCAGTGGAGTTGCCGTGCTGTGTTGGATGTACACGCTGGTGCTCGGCATTGTTCGACAATTGTACCTATTTGTGAAGCTCAGGCCGCGGCAGGCGTCCCGTGGCGCTGGAGCTGGTGACGATAAGAAAGTCCCAGCTTACACATACCTCGAATTGAAACGGGCGTTTGTAAATTTATTGAAGTTGGTGTGCTACTTCCTGTTCGCCTTGACATGCCTCCCTGAAGGCAAACCGCAGCTTTTGGCTAATGCCAGCGGACCTCTTGTGCCTTTGCATGTGATGGTGAAGGCGCTGTCACCCAATCCGCTACATGCCAGCAATACTGTGCGCGGGTTGTTGGGTTTGATTGCGTCTGTGTGTGAATTCTATTGA
- a CDS encoding cyclophilin type peptidyl-prolyl cis-trans isomerase, putative: MSVVISTSLGSLLINLRFVDCPKASFNFLALCASSYYDGCRFHRLVPETFVLTGDPTGTGKGGESVFVHHQDIKQRYFEDEGMGNALHDRRGVVSMAHKGNKPDTNASQFFILFKPCPSLDSKHTAFGVVDFGWNDGESERTLKRVEELEADGSYNVLDVEARILSTTVLYNPFAEGHIKLNV, from the coding sequence ATGTCGGTTGTGATCTCAACATCACTCGGCAGTTTGTTAATTAACCTCCGTTTCGTTGACTGCCCAAAAGCTTCCTTCAACTTTCTCGCCCTCTGTGCTTCATCATACTATGATGGTTGCAGGTTTCACCGTCTGGTTCCTGAGACCTTTGTTCTAACAGGGGACCCAACAGGAACTGGAAAAGGAGGTGAATCTGTTTTTGTCCATCACCAAGATATCAAGCAGCGGTACTTTGAGGATGAGGGAATGGGAAACGCATTGCACGATCGTCGTGGTGTCGTTTCCATGGCGCATAAGGGAAATAAACCGGACACTAACGCATCTCagttctttattttatttaaacCATGCCCGTCACTGGATTCCAAGCACACGGCGTTTGGGGTCGTGGATTTTGGCTGGAATGACGGGGAGAGCGAGCGCACACTGAAGCGGGTTGAGGAACTCGAGGCGGATGGAAGTTACAACGTGCTTGATGTAGAGGCGAGGATTCTTAGTACCACGGTTTTATATAACCCATTTGCCGAGGGCCACATCAAGCTAAATGTATGA
- a CDS encoding membrane transporter protein, putative: MVTMEGTLAAVSGISNVGRHPPITVLLMELFKIAMPMSISQIAQFSFMVVMLICAGHIGVHELGAVSIALGILNATGFAFGSGLCGALETLLSQSYGQNPRSTMYGVYAQRMFFILMVFVVPLSVFLLFVEGMLNALGEPPDVAVRAGHFCHIAIFGLPFFMVLELLRRYYASQHQSNPVFVTLLAAALVNPIVEGVLVYIFGYTGIALGWVFVMLGMDIALVCFLKWSGLHTRTWGGWSSAAFRNWYPMLKLAIPSLGMAFSEWTAMEVNSLCAGLLSTEELGAYAVTSQIANLCWSVVSGLFIAATVLVGNSLGAGNPDLGKQYALLSSVLVLVVSLLNAAVVYKFRDRIPRIFTHEDGISKHFSDMVPYFLTFHVLDAVQSNFLAILRGCGLQLVGVAIVFVCLTIIGTPLGIYLAFTRHYGVVGLWVGPVASCAAFGIPAYLYVLFCRIDWASLRPHLEECEMKKFVEVTLVDEDELT, from the coding sequence ATGGTGACCATGGAAGGAACCCTCGCAGCAGTCAGTGGTATATCAAATGTGGGGAGGCACCCTCCAATAACGGTGCTATTGATGGAATTATTTAAGATTGCAATGCCAATGTCGATTTCGCAGATTGCGCAGTTTAGTTTCATGGTGGTGATGTTGATTTGTGCGGGGCATATTGGCGTTCATGAACTAGGGGCGGTGTCAATTGCACTCGGTATTCTAAACGCCACCGGGTTTGCTTTTGGTAGTGGGTTGTGTGGGGCGCTGGAAACACTTCTGTCACAATCATACGGCCAAAATCCGCGGAGTACCATGTATGGGGTATATGCACAGCGAATGTTCTTTATTTTGATGGTTTTCGTTGTGCCCCTGTccgttttccttctctttgttgAGGGTATGTTGAACGCACTGGGGGAGCCACctgatgttgctgtgcgAGCGGGACACTTCTGTCATATTGCAATTTTTGGTCTCCCATTCTTTATGGTGTTGGAGCTCCTGCGCCGTTATTATGCTAGTCAGCACCAGTCCAACCCCGTGTTCGTAACCCTATTGGCTGCAGCACTTGTAAATCCCATAGTGGAAGGTGTTttggtatatatatttggttATACTGGTATTGCTTTAGGGTGGGTATTCGTAATGCTTGGGATGGACATTGCCCTCGTTTGTTTCCTTAAATGGTCTGGATTGCATACTAGGACGTGGGGCGGATGGAGCAGTGCAGCCTTCAGGAATTGGTATCCAATGCTTAAACTCGCTATTCCTTCACTTGGCATGGCGTTCAGTGAGTGGACAGCAATGGAGGTAAATTCACTATGTGCAGGACTTCTAAGTACAGAGGAGCTTGGGGCTTACGCCGTGACTAGTCAGATAGCAAACTTGTGCTGGAGTGTTGTTTCTGGTCTATTTATCGCTGCAACGGTATTAGTAGGGAACAGCCTGGGCGCGGGAAACCCTGATCTTGGTAAGCAGTATGCACTTTTATCGTCCGTGCTGGTTCTCGTGGTGTCATTGTTGAACGCAGCGGTGGTTTACAAGTTCAGGGACAGGATACCACGCATTTTTACCCATGAAGATGGGATTTCAAAGCACTTTTCGGATATGGTTCCCTATTTTTTAACTTTTCATGTGTTAGACGCCGTTCAGTCGAATTTTTTAGCGATTTTGCGTGGTTGTGGACTCCAGTTGGTTGGCGTcgctattgtttttgtttgcttgacCATTATTGGCACCCCGTTAGGTATTTATCTCGCATTTACGCGTCATTACGGCGTCGTGGGACTTTGGGTAGGCCCGGTTGCGAGTTGCGCAGCGTTTGGCATTCCGGCGTATTTGTACGTGCTCTTCTGCCGAATCGATTGGGCGTCTCTGCGCCCCCACTTGGAGGAGTGCGAGATGAAGAAATTCGTCGAAGTCACGTTGGTGGATGAGGACGAACTCACATAG